The following proteins are co-located in the Perca fluviatilis chromosome 22, GENO_Pfluv_1.0, whole genome shotgun sequence genome:
- the LOC120551935 gene encoding TNFAIP3-interacting protein 3-like: MSRTQTHNNMSLHENTMDRLPWERSESTDNRQSHRLYPSLPNIDRYEVCVADPPTGEKRPTAAVYHSDSLLEVTQSEAASGDVRMKAQILILEEQRQELLCINERWAKEYRTMLQFYKEKVQGLKALLRHDHSEEEMCEGGKKTPCTRKSKDKESTQTVDGLQKAEKEAIELRAQNDTLTRRGQHQHEEIIRLNKALDEALQTQTLDVSSETLQVWKQQAEVYKEDFLKERKDRVKLKEKYLEQEKKFQKVHSELHVLKSQLTQTPRPALQCTCTNRATNWEVRQINQHLIQLQRR; the protein is encoded by the exons ATGTCGAGGACCCAAACACATAATAATATG TCACTACATGAGAACACAATGGACAGACTGCCTTGGGAGAGATCAGAAAgcacagacaacagacagagCCACAGACTGTATCCATCACTGCCGAACATAGACAG GTACGAGGTTTGTGTGGCGGACCCCCCCACTGGAGAAAAGCGTCCCACAGCTGCAGTTTATCATTCCGACAGTCTGCTGGAAGTCACACAG TCGGAAGCTGCCAGCGGTGATGTCCGAATGAAAGCACAGATACTTATCTTGGAGGAGCAAAGGCAGGAG CTTCTTTGCATTAATGAGAGATGGGCAAAAGAGTACCGCACCATGTTACAGTTCTACAAAGAAAAG GTCCAAGGTTTAAAAGCATTACTGCGACATGATCACTCTGAAGAGGAGATGTGTGAAGGAGGGAAAAAGACACCTTGTACAAGAAAGTCAAAAGATAAAGAGAGCACACAG ACTGTTGACGGGTTACAAAAAGCAGAAAAGGAGGCAATTGAGCTGCGAGCACAAAATGACACTTTGACCCGAAGAGGGCAGCATCAGCATGAGGAGATCATACGGCTAAACAAG GCTCTAGATGAGGCACTTCAGACTCAAACTCTTGATGTGAGCAGTGAGACACTACAGGTCTGGAAACAGCAG GCCGAAGTCTACAAGGAAGACTTTTTGAAGGAGCGGAAAGACAGGGTGAAGCTTAAGGAGAAGTATCTGGAACAAGAGAAGAAGTTTCAGAAAGTTCACAGTGAGCTACATGTCCTCAAATCTCAG TTGACTCAGACACCGCGGCCTGCACTCCAATGCACCTGCACAAATCGAGCGACAAACTGGGAGGTCCGCCAGATTAACCAGCACCTCATCCAGCTACAAAGACGTTAA
- the LOC120552471 gene encoding ADP-ribosyl cyclase/cyclic ADP-ribose hydrolase 1-like, producing MEREAYRPQEKRGRRRCIILGVVAGLILIVVVAVVLGLALRPNTDTPKATFVARCKEFKGYDCEKLWGAFEQAYVGRDPCAVPPEAYDPFITAADFKPACNRLMFWSKTKDVVHAFTEKKRDCFLTVEDTVLGSVLNGLTWCGKEGSTETFTTDCPGWRDCVNNTVGSFWNRVSAAFADAACGDVTAMLNGDIDTPFNPTSIFASIEVKRFDSSRVKSLTVVLVTRKSAVTTCTNASLEDLQKELKPGITYNCKDVTEVQLQECSSNPEIACGACW from the exons ATGGAACGTGAAGCGTATCGTCCtcaggagaagagagggaggagacgcTGTATTATTTTAGGTGTCGTCGCTGGGCTGATTCTGATTGTTGTTGTCGCAGTTGTGTTGGGACTGGCGCTGCGGCCGAACACAGACACACCGAAGGCTACTTTTGTTGCAAGGTGTAAGGAGTTCAAGGG ataCGACTGTGAAAAGCTGTGGGGTGCATTTGAACAAGCCTATGTGGGGCGGGACCCTTGTGCAGTTCCCCCGGAAGCCTATGACCCTTTCATTACTGCAGCCGACTTCAAACCTGCATGCAACAGA CTGATGTTCTGGAGCAAAACGAAGGATGTGGTCCATGCCTTCACTGAGAAGAAGAGAGATTGTTTTCTCACAGTGGAGGACACTGTGTTGGGATCTGTGCTGAATGGTCTGACCTGGTGTGGAAAGGAGGGTAGCACCG AAACATTCACTACCGACTGCCCAGGATGGAGAGACTGTGTGAACAACACTGTTGGCTCATTCTGGAACAGAGTCTCAGCTGCT TTTGCAGATGCTGCCTGTGGTGATGTCACTGCAATGCTAAACGGAGACATCGACACACCATTCAATCCTACAAG TATATTTGCGAGCATCGAGGTGAAGAGGTTCGACTCCTCCAGGGTGAAAAGCCTGACTGTTGTTCTGGTCACAAGGAAGAGCGCTGT GACAACCTGCACAAATGCATCTTTAGAGGATTTACAGAAAGAGCTGAAACCAGGAATTACATATAACTGCAAGGACGTGACTGA agtTCAGCtccaggagtgtagctccaatCCTGAGATAGCCTGTGGAGCCTGTTGGTGA